The Triticum urartu cultivar G1812 chromosome 6, Tu2.1, whole genome shotgun sequence genome includes the window TTATCAATTTGATGCTAAAGCCGCATATAATTTTTTAAATGACAACTAGTTTgtctaagcatggaaagtaaacaaAGGCTCCTGAGTTCCCGAAAAATTGCAGAAGGAGATAATATAacaaataagttccacatactatTTGGTACTGGAAGTTGCTGACAATCGTATTTTTCTAGAAGGTAAACACCAAAGGTGCTGAAGCAAACTGTACCTTCGGTTTGTGCAACTCGTGCAGCCTCAAATTCTTTCTGTAGACGCTCAAAAATCAGCTTATCAGAATCCCTAAAATAGTAGTGAAAATGTAAAAAAAATGTTTTACTAATCATGCGTCCACATATTTGAAGATAACATCTGCATATAACAGTATGAGACAACCAgtaatggggggggggggggggggggatgcaGATGTCTAACAGAAATGCCACTATACTTCAGGAAAAATCATCTCAGATATGACCCGAATATGCTAGGGATAAGATGATAGAATATATGTGTTTTTAAACTTGCAGACTAACATATCTGAAAACACATTTCATTGCTTATATAGAATATAGGTGTTTTTAAAAATCTGGTAGAATCATTATTCTGCAATTTTGCAGCAGATGCGCATGAATATTGCATTAGAAAACAGGCTCATTATGGAACTTAGCAATCAGCAGTACTGTCCTTCCTTAACCTTTTGGTACTTTTAGATCGTAACTTCACTTTAACTTCTTTGAAACATAATCTCTTTAGTATCGCGATAATGGTACTATAGTTCAGAAAAATGAAAAAATGCATTTGCACATGTCGAATTTAGATAAACTTGAGCTCCTCCCCCCTTTCTTTTGCATGTATCATTTTTCGACCACTATTATTTGCTTCAAGTTGAGCACATCCATAGGAAGTTAAACAGTAAGGATCATTCAGAGAATTCGATGCAGTTGCAAAGATATTGGGAGCATAAAATTTTGCCAACGAAAAGGGCCAAGGAAATTGTAACTGTTCTAGTTTAAATGAAAGCTACACAAGGATGACGTCGCAGTTTCCCACATTGGAAACTGTTGAAAGGCTTAATGCTCTGATCAAGTATCATAAAAGAGGAATCATAAGTGTGCAAGCAATCAGCTAGCAGTTTGAACAGAGTTGTTGAAATTTTGATTATGCAAAATGTCACATGCTAAGGAATCTGTACAGTATTTATCGTAAATCGATAAACACTCAGTTGGCCAGCTGAGTCGACATCCGACAAGCTATTAGAATCCAAACGCTTGGACAGAAAAAAAAAAGAGCAGAGAAAGGAGTACCGCGAGAGGCGCTCTTTCAGATCTTCATGCCTTTTGAGAACATTTAACACtgcaaaaataaaagggcaaCTATGGGTAAGATAGTAGGGCAAGATGCTTCGCACAATCGATAACATGTGGGGAAGGGGTACAAGGTTCCTTGAGAGTAGAGATATTAATAGTTACTACAACTACTGAAGAGAAAGGTTATTACGCCGTGCACGCGTGGTCTCAAGTTTTGTTGCGTCTTCATCTCTTGCATAAGTCTGCAGTTTGTGGAAAGACAAGGCAATTAACACCAGCCAAAACATATACAACGAAGATTTACAAAACCAAACCATATATGTAAATGATAGTATACCAGCTCTGATAATGAGTGCTGGCGCCTCCTCAGCTGCTCCCCATGCTGCAAAATATGAAGAATCGTGAAATTTGAAGTTCATGATGCATTAATTCAGCTAGATTAGACACGGTGAATGCAGCAACACGCGGTGTTGAATAGCGGGAGGCAGGTAGGTTTCCGGCCGGCCGTACCTCCGTGGGGGAGCTCAGGGCCAGCGTGACGGAGAGGTCCATCCGGTCCGAGGCCAGACAGGGGCGGCGGATCTAGATGGCCGGGGCGGAGGCAGCAGGGGCGCGGCGGGGCGGAACGGGGACGGGCGACGGCGGCCACGCGCGCGAGGCGCGGAGATGATGAGCCGTCGGCGGCGACGCGGAGCTGCGGCGCGGCGGCACAGCGGTGGCGGACCTGCAGCTGCAGGGGAGATTTTAGGACGGCAATTTGTGGGATTATTAGGGCTTGGAGGCCGCGTTGTGCTCCACATACCTATCGGCCGCGGCGGGAGAGATGGACGGCCGCCGGGGTGAAGACGGTGGACGGGGGCTGAGGTGGGGAACCGGCCGTCGGGGCGTCGCCGGTGGCCGCCGGTTAGGGatgagcgccgccgccgccggttagGGGTGAGGGGGACGCCGATTCAGCTACAGAGAGATTCAGTGTTATGATACGAGATGGGCCAAGTCGGGAGCTCCGACTCCTAATGGGCCTAACTCGGAAAGAAAATTGCATCGGCCCAGTAATCCCGCTCGCTCGGCCCAGTAATCCTCCTCCTAATGTTTCTCGCTCGTCTTTTGCTGCGCCATCCGTCCAAGGAAAATCCGGATGGCATTTGCTGTTTCTGGGTTCATAATTTCCCTGTTGATGTAACCCGTGTTGTAACCGGCGATTCTGCCGTGCCTTAGATGGAGTACAAGTGTTCcatttggaaaaaaataaaaaatccgGATGGCATTTTCTGTTTGTTTCGTGCGAAATTGGCAGGCCTTTTCTGTTGATTTTGGGGAAAATTGGAGAAACAAAAAAAAATATTCATGGACTTTAAAAGGCTTGTGGGCTTGAAAATTCCCAGGAGTTCTGAAATTGTTTGCAAACTTGAAAAAAAAATCTGTGAAATCGAACAGATGTTTCCGAATTTGCAAAAAGTTTGAGAGTTTAAGCAATTATGACTTTGAGAACAAAAATATTAGGAGGGGGCTGCTACGCATCGGTCGGCGGATTTTTTAAAAGCCGTCGAACCTAACGCAATCTAATGGGTGAACGGTTTTCCCTATTTCGCAACAGAGATCTTGTTGCAGAAGCATTTGCAACATCAGTTGTGTTGCGTATTTTTTTGCAACACATGCCTTGTTGCAAATTTTTTTTTGCAATAGACGTCTTGTTGCAGAATTTTTTTTTGCAACAGAGTTTTGTTGTAGATTTTTTTTTGCAACATAAGTGATGTTGCAAAATTTCTGCTTGTAGTCTTCACTTTTGCAACATAGGTATTGTTGTGGAAAGAACTTTTGAAACATATGTGATGCCATAGAAAAACTTTCTGACAACGCTGCAATCCAAATTCCTACCTGCACTGCCCAACATAAAAGATGTGATCAGTGTCATCGCACGGCACAGCGCGTGATGGGCGCATATGTAAAATCAGTCGGTTGTTTGGAAGCTTTTCCCAATTTTTAAGGCATGACAACATTGTTGGTACATGATGACCAGGGCCAGTCCTgcgagggagaggggagggaggggggggggggggggggggggggggggggggggggggacggcCGCCCCGGCTCCCGAAATCCAGGGCCCGCGCCAGGGGGCCCTATGCAGCAGCTAGCCCATGACCCTGGCCCAATACATAGCCTCGTGGTAACAGGCTAAGCAGCATTGATTTTGTCTATGAAAAACAGTACGTACTTACTGAATAgtgacagagggagtagtaattTACAAGACTGTGCAACCTTTCGATGCACAAAAATCCTAGCGCTTCTGTCATCTGTCATCATGTCATCTACAAAGTATGCTTCTAGTAGAAAAAAAAATAAAGGGAAGGGAACTGCATGTGGATCATTGGTGCTTCGAAGAACATGTATATACATCAGTGATAAAAAAATTACCGGTAACATCGTATACATAGATTTTGCTTATTGTTGTTATATGACATTTATACTAGGGGCCCCAAGGTTTGGATTCGCCCCGGGCCCCTGAAATCACAGGACCGGCCCCGATGATGGCCCTCGTGCAAGAAGGCATGGGTCACAAACAAAATGATTGCACACAAAACGTTGTGCAGTTCGTTTGCAAACCGATGGAAAATTGTTGTGCTCGTGCTTCATTTGAAAATTCTTACACAAAAAGAGATGTATAGTCTTCTTTGGGATAACCTAACTACTCCCcctgtcccaaaataagtgactcaactttgtactaaaatTAGTACAAAGTCGAGTCACTTAtcttgggatggagggagtacatgcaAACGGCCAAAAAGTGATGGATGATTATTTTGTTGTATCTGTTGGGTCTTATTCAGTGTACAAACCAAGAACAATCAATTACATGAACTATTAGAGGATAAAAAAAAGCACCTACTAGTGCCAACTACTAAGAAAATACATGGTCAACATCACTTATTCATAGAGCCCACTACATACTATGATGACAACACCATCTGCTTGTCATCTAAGAGTGCTCAACCTGTAGTTTCCTCGTCATTTATCATGCCCCAAGTAACAACCACAAACACATATGCATTGTCATACAACTTGTCGAAGAGTCGAAAATAGGCAACTCTCCATGCTTTGTTGAATAGTAGAGTGCAAAATACGACCCAGAGGCCAACCACAAACCCAGACCCAAGTCCAAAGTAAAAGAATAACACCGGGTCGTAGATCTTCTCACTGTTTTGTTGATTGACATGCTCAACGCCATTGTTTCCTGAGCAATTCCTTTCGAGAGGAGGGCCACACAGGCCAATGTTACCAGTATATATGGACGGGTTCTCGGAGTAGATTGTGTCAAGTTGACTGCCTGGGGGAATTCTTCCAGCAAGCTTGTTATATGACAAGTCCAATGAACTTAAATATGTCAAATTTGACAAGCTTGTCGGGATCTCATCACAAAGGTTGTTCCTTGAGAGGTCCAGTGACTCAATTGACTCCATAGCCCCAATCCTTGAAGGAATTTGACCAGCCAAGTGATTCCATGATAAGTTTAAATTCAACAGTCCATTAAGAGAAGTTAACTCGTCTGGAATTCCACCAACTAATTTGTTGAGCGATAGGTCAATACTAAGCACATCAAAAAATCCAATGCCATACTCAAGTTCTTGGCGCTTCATTACAACAAGCCAAACTTCTTTTGTCATACCTCCGTAGTTGTTGGACCTACAAGACTTGTCGGTCCCATGTTTCTTTGAGTTTGCTTGTGTCATAGCAGTTAATTTTGACAAAGAGGATGGTATAACTCCAGATATACTATTTCTGGCTAAATTCAAATGACGAAGGCAATATAGATTGGTGATATTCGGTAGAATATCTCCATGCAGCAAGTTGTGGCTTAGTTGCAGATATCTTAAATTTACCAAGTCTCCAATCCACGACGCCAGTGTACCATAgaaattattccttgaaagatcCATGAAATTCAATCTCGAGTAGTTTCGGAGTGATGATGGAAGCTTGCCGGAAAAGTTGTTGTTACTCAAGAGGAGGAAAACCAAGCTAGGCGCGTGAGAACATTGAGGGAGTTCTCCGTCTAGAAAGTTGTATGATAGTTCCAACACAAATAGGAACTTTAACTAACAAATATATTTAGGAATATGGACATTGAAGTAATTGAAGGACAAAGTCAGTTCTCGTAACCATCGAGATCCAAAACGTAATGGTAGAGGTCCCGAGAAAGAGTTGTGTGATAAATCCATGTACTCTAAGTTCTTTAGAGCTAACACGTGTTCTTCTGTGATCATGCCATCAAGATTATTGTTGCTAAGGTCGAGATCGCACAAATGACAGAGCATACCAATCATGGATGACACGTGCCCAGTAAGATGGTTACTTGAAAGATAAAGTTGCTCTAAACTAGTGCAATTCCCCAACCCCGTGGGTATAGCTCTAGTGAGCTGGTTGTTGGAAAGCAAAAATAACACAATCTAGTGCAGTTCCCCAACCATGATGGTATAGCTCCAGTAAGATGGTTGTAAGAAAGGTCAAAGTGACATAAATAAGAGCACTTATCAATGCCTAGCGGTATTGCTCCTGTAATGTTATTGTAAGAAAGGTCAAGCATAGGTAAGTTGTTTAATTGTCCCATCCTATTCGTCAGCTTTCCAACCATATTGTTGATCTTCAACGTCAATTCTTGCAATCTGTTGGACGAACACTTTGGCAATTTCTCCAGAAAATCTATTATGTTTCCATAGGAGAGACTCCGGTCTAGCCGTAGTGTTCCCAAATCACATAGGTTTCCCAACTCCACTGTCATTGTTGCTCTGTTACCCATGTTGCTCAAATCTAGCCACTGGAGGAGGTCATATTTCCCAGTGCATCAGGAAATGGACCATATAGAGTGGTATTTGAGAGGTCGAGGTACTCGACGCTTGTTATGTTCCAAAACCAACAGGATGCAACCGGATGGCCAAAGTAGTTACGGGAGAGGTCAAGGTGCTTAAGATTTGTGGTGTTTAGGTGTGGGAGGGACCGGGCTGCACTTGGAAGTGAGCAGTTAGAAAGGTCGAGGTACTCCAAGGAGGGGATCATGCTCACCACAAGAGGCCAATCAACAACTGAGCTGAGGTCCAAATAGCTCAAGTCAAGATATGACAAGAGAGGTAAACGGGTTAACCATGAGATATCTTTTAGGTCCCTCTCTTTGCTGGTAGCGGGGGCGGAGAGGACGAGATGCTCCAGCTTCGACAGGTTGCCGAGGTGAGGAGGCGCTTCGCCATGGCAAAGCATGCCGAAGAGAGTGAGATGTGTCAAATTCTTGAAAGAACCCAGGAACTCTGGAATATGATGTGCATCGTCGCACAGCCCCGAGTACTGGAGGCTGAGGCTCTCCAAGTGCTCAAGAGAAAGTAAGGAAGGACTTATCTGGTCGGCCAAGAAAGAAGTCCAGAAGCCTAGGTCAAGCCCCACGACATGGCCGGTTGCGTTGTCACAGGTGATGCCTTCCCATCGGCAGCAATCTTGGTTCCCCTCGTGCCACGACACGAGGTCGTCCTCAGTGTCGTTGATGCCCTTCTTGAAGGCCAGCAGGGCTTCCCGCTCGCGCAGTGTGCAACCCGTGGTGATTACACGAGCCGACCGCGCGTCGGCGACGGGGAAGACGCTGCTCCAGgttgccgctgccgctgccgccatGAGGAGCAGGACGAACTTGGCGGGCGAGTGATCCATGGCGTTGGTGGTAATGATCTGATCACACAGATCGGTGTGGCTTTCAAGGAGTGGGTTTCGGTTGCTGCGAGTTGGAGTAGCACGATCGATGGTGTGGTGCACTTAAGAAGGCATGGGCAGGAGCGTACGTGACGGTGCACTTAATTAGGCACTTAGCTACTGTATGTACTAGTTTACTGCGGTTGGTCCGGCTATAATTTTCCTGTAGCTAAGTGCGGTTGGTCCTTCTTTAATTTTCATGTAGCTAGCAGTTAAGTGCGGTTAGGCTTGGGTGCACCTTCgattcttttttttcttttttcttttttttttgacATCAGGGTGCACCTTCGAATTAGTTAACCGGCCGGCACTGCGGCAATTCAGAACTTGGAGTCGTCGTTCAGTCGCGGGACTTCCTTCAGACAATAGGGATGCGTTGTTCGTCCTCTGACCAGCCGTGTCTGCTTGTTTTGGAAGACCATCATGATTATTATTAACATTTTTTTGTAAAGATATAGCATGTATTCCGCTTAAAGTTGGTTCACCATGTCGGTGTCAACCGCAACGGACACAATTATAATTATGACGATGCCAATATTGAAAAATTAACATGAGCCACAAACATAAATGTGCATATGCAGTGATATTGAGTTTTTTCTTATTTTCATGTAAGAGAGTGACTTAAAATGATTGCAACCAAGAATAACTAAAATGAAATAAACCATGTCTTAAACCATTGACATATCAGTCGAAAGAACTACAAATTTTAATGGATCTCTTAGTGAGAATATTTGCCACATTCATCAATATAAGTGACATGCATGAACCATGTATAACTACATATAACAGTTTAGAAAATAGTTCCATTTGTTTGGATTAGTGACATTATAGGCCGCGTCGGAACCAGAAAAATCCGCACAGACCATAGAGATGGAAGAAGAAAGGAGAAAATGGAGGAATTTGAGGCCGCACAGGTGGCACGGCTGCAGGCAGAAGTGGCAGCTAGAGAGAGGCTTGAAGATGAGTTCAAGGCTAATTTTCCCATAATAAGCACCATATTAACCGATCGACCACTGTGATACAATGCTGAGGTGTCCCTCCTCCTCTTCCTATGGGCTTTGccgaaaaagggtttcccccgcTTTGTATACAAAGCAACCAACCGAGACAACCAACAATAAGTGCTGGGGCGGAAGCAGCACAGTCACGCTCAAAAGAAATGAAAGAGAAAATACAAGAGAAACATATGCCGACAACGGCGGATCGACAAAAAAGAAGAATCCTCGTGGCCGCTGCAGCCACCGGAGATCGCCCACCAAGCTCCGAGCCTCCGAAGCGCCGGTACCaatcaacacctccaagaagggacgcgacgatgacgacgctgctgccaagggtttcccccggtACGCGGTGAGGAGAGAGGAAGGGTAGCCTCGACGCCCTCCGGGAAGGTCCGGCGGCACCCTCATGCGCCACCGCGTCGATGTCGGCCAAGCCAACAGGGATTTCTCCCGATCCCAACCTTCACCTCCGGCACTCCGGAGCTCGCCACCAAACCGACCACCACCCTGCGCCAACCCGGACATGAAGCTTCCCGCGCTGTCTCACCACGGCACCCCGAAGCATGgcctgcacaatgaagaagaggAGCCGGGACTAGGGCAGCAGCACCGTCGGCACGCGGGAGGGCCCCACCTCCACCATTGACGACGGTAGCTGACCGGACGCAATAGCCCGGTCGGGATCTCCGAGGCCCGTGAAGTTCCCGCCTTTGCGCTGCAGCCAGCACACCGTCGGCGCCGCCGCCCCTGTCCAAGCCGCTCCCTTGCCTCCCCGCATAGCGAGCCGCCAAGTAGAAGTACCACCACCACGTGCACCGCCggccaccaccaccaggtcgtcggTCCGCCACCGACCGAGTCGCACCACCGCCGCACGCCCGCGGCTGAGAGGAACCATCGCAGCCATCGGGAGCCCGAAGCCGGACCCCAGCCGCCGCCTACACCGCCCGCGGCCCGCGCCGCCTGGCCAGATCCGCTGCTGAGTCATGCCCACGCACGCCCCACCAGGCAGCGGCCGCGCCACCACGAAGCACCAGCGGGGCCGACACACCGGCACCACCAGGAGCTCCCGAATCCGCGCCGCCGAGCCCCGCCACAGCCCGACGCCTCCTGCAGCCTGCCGTCCCATGCCGGCCAGGAGCTCCACGAGGAGGAGAGGGAgcgaccccgccgccgcccacgccgaCCGGGCTTCGCCCGGCGGCACCCCtaggcggcggcgagggaggaggaaGCCGGAGGAGGGGAGCCTGAGGGCGGAGCTAAGTTTCCCCCGGCCCGCTCGCGGGAGCGGCGGCGGGGGTGGGGAAAGGGGGTTCTGAACTATGTTTTAGGAGGTCTTCCTATGGGCTTTTCGGGAAGCTATGATCCATGCCCCTCCTACTCCTCTTCCACAACCGTAGTGTTCATGATCCATGGAGTTGATGTTCAGGGCCGAGAGGTCGTGTTGACAAATTGTATGATCCATTTGGTTTTATGTCACGTGTGAACTTCTTATCAAACTTGTTGAAGTTGTGACAACTTGTTGTGATTTTGACTTGTGAACTTGTTGGTACGGATGCCAAACCAATTTGCGGAACTTATGAACTTGTTATTCGTatgtgaacttgttgctggtatGGATATCAAACTTGTGAACTTATTGTTGGTATGTGGATTCGTTGGTATGAATATCAAACTTGTGAACTTGTTGTTGGTATGGActtgtgaacttgtcgataatTTTTTTTATTTGCAAGGCTTAAGAGAAATCCAATCATTGAAAGAACTTCCGGTAACTTTTGCCGAGTAGATGCGGCGCCTGACTTTCAGTGTCAACATTCAACAAGAGTTTCCTAGTTTTCGTCGCGGGAACTTGGCAAAGGTCTTTCATAATTTGAAAAATATATAATTGTTTGCCGAGTCACGCCACTCAGCAAAACAGATCACGTGGCGGCACCTGGAAACACCTTTACAACTATACTGAGTTCCTTATCAGAGGACTCGGCAAATCTTTTCTGCATGAAGAAAAATAATTTTCAAAAATCTTTGTCGAGTGACGTGTGCGGGGTACTCGCCAACTGCATCGCCGACGTAACAGAGCCGTCAATCCCGAATGGTCATGCCACGTGGCACCTTGTTGCCGAGTTTGGTGTGTTGAGCTCTCGGCAAATTGCGTATTGGCTGAGTATTTTTATTACGACGGGTTCGATTCAGACGACTCTCGACAAACTTTAGTATCTGCCGAGTTTGCATGTTTGGCGGCTTTTGTTCTCAAGTAGTGTGTTCGCTGTGATCCCGTGGAACTGAACTCGGCAAAGACCGTGTAACTCGACAATGACCGATTTTCCAGTAGAGGGCACTCGACATTGTTTTTCTTCGCCAAGTTTTCGATAAAAAAACTCAGCGAAGTTACAGGCACTAGGCTAAAAATATTGATTCCAGTAGTGGCGTTGGAAGGCTGGTCGCACTGGGCAAACCGAGATCGCCTTTGAAAACCGACAGTTTCCTAGTCCCTTGCACGGTTGTTAGGTCCCTGAGGATCGTCTCTTACTGGCTGGTGTTGCTTGTATCGGCCTTCTGGGAGTAGGTATATGATTATGGCCTGCGTGCCCTTTAAGAACTTATGTTTGTTTGTTTATATCACCTGCAGGGCTGTTTGATTGATTGAACTCTACCTGATGGCTTTATTTATAAAGTTAGGTATTTGCCTTTTCTCTAAAAAAAAAAAGGTTGCGGGTTCTCTGTGCATAGTGGGATGGCTGTTGTCCATGCTATGTCGGTCTACATGTACTCATATCTGTACATGTCTTTGCACTTTTACAGTTTGATGAATACGACCGCGTATATTTCTTGTTGGGAAAAAGATCACCTCATGGTTTATCTTCGTTCTTCTGGAGAGCACCACAGCTCGCACGTCAAAATCTTACCAACCACCGAGAAGATGCCGAGTAAAGAGGTAAGGTGTCGGCGTCATGCTGCACACCGCTAGGACGCCGGTACACAATCGTCTCTCAGTCCCTCTCGCCTGCAGGCCAAGAAAAATGGCGCCGGTGAAGGTGTTCGGGCCGGCCAAGTCGAGGAACGTGGCCCGGGTGCTGGTGTGCCTGGAGGAGGTTGGCGCTGAGTACGAGGTCGTCGACATGGATTTGAAGGCCCTGGAGCACAAGAGCCCTGAGCATCTCACCAGAAACGTACGTAAGCTCCCCGGCGACTCAAATCCTCTGCTCCCTCTTCCTTGATTTCGGCCATTTTTCAACTGATGTTTTTTGCACGGACGTTTTAATTTCTTGCAGCCGTTCGGGCAAACCCCTGCTTTCCAGGATGGGGATCTGATTCTCTTCGGTATGATCAATTTGCTTTTGTCCTTGTCAAAATAAATGTGACTTGGTGCAGAGGCCAGCTCTGTTTCGCGGCATCTTAAAGGGctatttttttttaaataatacatttttttaTTAAATTGCGCAAATATTACGCTaaaaaattatttttcaaaaataatacacctCGGCCCGCAGCGGGCCGACTGGGCCTAGTCAGCCCGCAGCGAGCTGAGTGGGAGCAGTCGGCCAGTAGCCGGCCGACAGCTGGCCTGCCTGGCACGTGTCGGCCTCGGATTGGGCTGACCACGTcgcgagggggagagagggagctGTCGGCGCGGGCGCGCCCCTGTCAGCCTGCCGCGGGCCGATCGGCCTGCTGCTGGCCGACAGGGTGCGGCCCCACCTCGCGCGCGCTGGCCCGGCTCCCTGCGGCCTTATCCTCTCAGCTCCACGCCGAAGCTGCTGCTCTTCTTCTGTTCTTCTTCTTTCTTACTTTCTCCTCTCTGTGTAAAGAAATAGCACCAATTTCTACACCTAAATAAGCCAGTTTTTTGCGGTTTTGGCACCGTGAATGGATTCAACTTAGTTAGGGCAGCCAAAAGAGGTGTCGATCTACTGATGGGGTAGCTCGTGGTGGTTGTGGTGAGCATTttggtggaggtggtggtggtaaAGTTGGGGcggtgtggtggtggtgaagTTGGGGCAGTGTGGTGGAGGTGAAGCTCGTCGTTCGTCGTTCGTCGTTGGAGGCGGAGCACGGGCAGTTTGTTGGCCGCCGTTCGTCGTTCTTCGTTCGCATGCACGCTTCAAGGGTATATTTC containing:
- the LOC125516137 gene encoding receptor-like protein EIX2; translation: MDLSRNNFYGTLASWIGDLVNLRYLQLSHNLLHGDILPNITNLYCLRHLNLARNSISGVIPSSLSKLTAMTQANSKKHGTDKSCRSNNYGGMTKEVWLVVMKRQELEYGIGFFDVLSIDLSLNKLVGGIPDELTSLNGLLNLNLSWNHLAGQIPSRIGAMESIESLDLSRNNLCDEIPTSLSNLTYLSSLDLSYNKLAGRIPPGSQLDTIYSENPSIYTGNIGLCGPPLERNCSGNNGVEHVNQQNSEKIYDPVLFFYFGLGSGFVVGLWVVFCTLLFNKAWRVAYFRLFDKLYDNAYVFVVVTWGMINDEETTG
- the LOC125516138 gene encoding receptor-like protein EIX2; its protein translation is MAAAAAATWSSVFPVADARSARVITTGCTLREREALLAFKKGINDTEDDLVSWHEGNQDCCRWEGITCDNATGHVVGLDLGFWTSFLADQISPSLLSLEHLESLSLQYSGLCDDAHHIPEFLGSFKNLTHLTLFGMLCHGEAPPHLGNLSKLEHLVLSAPATSKERDLKDISWLTRLPLLSYLDLSYLDLSSVVDWPLVVSMIPSLEYLDLSNCSLPSAARSLPHLNTTNLKHLDLSRNYFGHPVASCWFWNITSVEYLDLSNTTLYGPFPDALGNMTSSSG